CCGGGTAAAGGAGCTAAGGCGGCTAAGGTCATGGCCCGGACTTCTTGCTTGGTCAGTTGGCCATCATGGCTATAGGCTAGATCTGATAAACCAGCTAAACGGGAATGGGGAACCCCTCCTAATTCAGCCGCTTCAGGAGTCCTTTGACAATGGATACCGATGATATTCAGATTGGCAATTTCCTGCTCTGCCCAGGCCCCGGCTGGAGTTTTGAGGACTTTTTCTTGGGAATGCCCTAAGTTTTCTAAAATGTATAATGTGCTGTCTCCATAGCCCCGTGTTGTTAAGGCTTGAGCAACCTGGCGAGGAGTTTCCCCTGTGGCACTGAGAGCCATGATCTTTGCCCCTGGATATAGGAGGGTGTGCAGCAACTCTAAGGGACGACCACATAAACTCACCACTTCAACATCAGCCCAGGCCCAGCCCAACCGACTACAGGCCAAAGCTAGGGCCGAAACAGCCGGAATAATGGTCATCTCATCCAGGGCAAAACGTTCTAGCAATGGCCCACCAATGCCATAAAAAAGTGGGTCTCCACTGGCTAAAACACAAACCAGTTCACCGCGCCGGGCCGCAATTTGATCGAGGGTGATCGTAATTGGACTATCCCAGGCCAGCTTTGGCCGCAGATCAGAGTTGGGCAGCATCCCCAAATGTCGTTGACCACCAACAATGACCTCCGCTTGATCCAGCAGAAATCGCGCCACCTCTGATAGTCCCGTTAAGCCCTCTGCCCCAACACCCAGCACCGATAACCATTTTTTGTCAGATCCAGATGGCAGTTTTGCCTGTTCCATGCGTTTAACTAGCCCGTCAGGCTATGGGCGGCCGACAATACTGAAGTAAAAGCCATCGGATTGTAGGCTTGATCCCTGGCCGGGCACATTAAAGACTGGGACAGCATAGCCAAACTTAATATCCACGGCTGGAGTCGGTTGATAAATCAGGCCTAAACCAGAGCCTAATAAAACATTATTGGCCACAGGCCCATTGGGATTACTGGGGTTATTCCAGACGATGCCAAAATCTAGCAAGGGAACAAGCTGCAACATGGGGGCATTATCAGCATTGCGAATAATCGGAAACCGCCCTTCGGTGGAGAATTGAAAGCCATTATCCCCAGAGCGAGCATTGGTGGCATAGCCCCGGACTGAGGTTTCCCCGCCAATCACAAACTGGTTAAAGGCTAAGAGGTTGTTGGGTGACAATTGCAAGCTAGAACGGAGAATAACAAAGTTATCATCCCAAAGCTGTTGCACCCGCTGTCCTTGGGCTAACCAACTAAAAAACTGACCACTGGGAATGGCCCCCGGATTGTCCGTTGCGTCAAAAATTGGCAACCCAAAGTTAAGCTGTGAGCGCAAGACCCAGGCCCCGGAGTTATCTCGATGCACATAATCTTGGCTAAAATCCACAACGCTGGTGCGACTATAACCATTCGCGTCCGGGCCAATCCCAAAGGGAAAGGGTGTGTTGTTAAACAAAAACGTCTGCCCACTTTGCTGAGTAAACCCCACGGATAGGGCCAGTTCTTGGCGAATGGAGCGAATAATGGGTTGTCGGAAATTGATTTGATAGACATTAGAGGTGGAGCGAATCCCTAAGTCTTGGCCAACGGCTTGGGTAATCCGGCTGTCCCCCTGCACGGTGCGGATAGAAAATGTCCCATTGAGAGCATTGACGGGAATACTGTAGCCAAATTCATAGGTATTGGACGCGCCCCAATCAAATTCGCCCAAGTTAACCCCAACCGCATAGGAGCCATAGATCGTATCCCCTACCCCTGAAAGATTCTGATAGGAAAAATTAAGGAACCCCCGTTCTGGGGCGATGGCTGGGGGGGTATTGGTATCCATTCCCAACAGACCATTGGGCCGGCGGGCCTGGTCAACGCGCACGGCTAAAATACTGGCTCCCTCTGTGGTTCCCGGCTGTAAGCTGGCCGAAACATTCTTAAACAACGGATCAACTTTGAGTAAGCGTAACTGCTCTTCTAAGGCATTGCCATTGAGGGGAACACCTGCACCTAACTGAATCCGACTCGTGATGTAAGTTTTCAGTAAGCCCTCGTTACCCGTAACGCTAATTTCCTCAAGCCGCCCTTCAATGACCCGAATCGTGACCACCCCACCGGCAATGGTCTGTTCGCCTAAAACGGCCCGAGAGGTGAGATAGCCCCCATCTAAGTAGAGTTGGGTAATCGCGTCCGCAGCCCCTTGTAACTCTTGTAGGCTGACTGTTCGGTTCAAGAGGGGAGCAGTAATCGGATCAAACTGGGCTGGGCCAAAAATTGTGCTGCCAACCACGTTAATTTTGGCAACTGGAATTTGCGGTTGGCTGGGGAGGGCAGGGGGAGGGGAGGGGGCTGGCGGCGTAACGAGAGGTTCCGTTGGCTGCGGGGGTAAGGGGGGGACAATTGGTAGAGGGGGCTGGATTTGTTGTTGGGTGGGATTGACTGGGGCAGTTTGGCCGAGGACTCGCGCCGCGGTCAAGCAACTGGCTGCGGTACTAATACTCAGCAGTAACATGAGATAAGGCGCTGTTTTATTCATAAATCTTAATCACCCACCACACCCTAAAAATAATTGAGCTTAATTCAAACCAAACAACCGATCTCAGCACCTAGGTTACACATCAGTAATAACTTATCAAAGTAGCTAATTCCATAGCCCTTCAAAAGTGATCCAGGCCTGGGATTGGGTGAGGGTGATGAGGGCTGAGATGACCAGATAACTACTTAATCGCAGCCAAGTGCAGAAAAATTCATCAAATTTAGGGTGATTTTAGTCTGCGGGGGGGGGCGAAAACAAGGGGAGATGCCATAAGCTACAGTGGTGATACACAGATTATTTCAAAAGAGTAGAAACTCTGAAACTATTGCCTATTGATATATCTGTGTTTTATATATGTCTAATCTTTAGAGTGTAAAATCATTGTGGTTTGCCCTCGGCCTGGAATAGCCAGGAGCCGCTCGGAAACCCTGGCCATTAGACTGGAAGTAGGCGAAGGACATTGATTCAGGCGCACGCGTCGGGGTGAGTATGGGTAAAAGCTGGCAGGTAGGGCAGTTATTTGGAATTCCGCTATTTCTGGATAGCTCTTGGTTTCTGGTGGTGGGTCTGTTTACGTTCCTGAATGGCTCAGATTGGCAGCGGGAATATCCAGCTTGGGGGGCCTGGGCCTGGGCAGCGGGATTTGCGATGGCGATCCTGTTGTTTACCTCAGTCTTACTCCATGAGCTTGGCCATAGTTTGGTGGCTCGCTCCCAAGGTATTCAAGTTAACCGGATTACTTTGTTTTTATTTGGCGGGATTGCGGCCATTGAGAGTGAGTCATCCACACCCGGCCAAGCCTTTCAAGTGGCTATCGCTGGGCCCCTCGTTAGCTTTACCCTGGCAGCCATTTTGTTTAGTTTAACGATGGTCTTTCCAATGGATACCCCTGGACAAGTTTTGGCGAGTAATTTGAGTGGCATCAATTTAGTTTTGGGTATTTTTAATCTGTTACCCGGTTTACCCCTGGATGGTGGCCAAGTGCTCAAGGCAGCAGTTTGGAAGGCTACGGGCAATCGGTTTCAAGGGGTTCGCTGGGCAGCGCGCTCAGGCCAGGTGCTGGGATGGACTGGGATTATCCTAGGGACGGCAAGTTTAGCCCTACTGGGGGTGGGGAATGGCCTGTGGTTGGCCCTTTTAGGCTGGTTTGGGATTCGGAATGCGTCTCTCTATAATCGGATGACCAACATTCAAGAGGCACTCTTAACCGTCACCGCAGCCCAGGCCCTATCCCGCGACTTTCGAGTTGTGGAAGCCACCCTGTCTTTACGGGAATTTGCCGAGCGGTATTTATTATTAGCAGACCAACAACCCACGGCTTACTTTTCGGCTAGTGAGGGACGTTATCGAGGACAAGTCGATCCCAGTCTTCTCAGTCCAATCGAGCGGAGCCAGTGGGATCAATTAACCGTCATGGCCCTAACCACTGCCTTGGATGATGTACCGACCTGCGCTGAATCTAACTCCCTGGCAGAAATTATTGTCCAATTAGAAACCCAGGCCTGCCGGTATGTGACGGTTCTATCCCCTGCTGGATCCGTAGCCGGAGTGATTGATCGGGGTGATATTTTCCAGGCCCTCGCTCAATCTCTAAACTGGGTTGTCATGGCTCCGGACTTGAAACAAATTAAGCAAAGTCATCAATATCCTCCCAGCCTGCAACTGCGTAAACTGGCCGAAACTGCCCTGCAAAACCAAGTACCAGCCCATCTAGACGCAAAAGACCCAGCCCCAATCCCAGAGCCACCTCTAACCAAGGTCTAGGGAGTGAGGAATATCCCGTTACTCATTGAGGGCTTTTATTGGGACAAGTCAGGAGATGGTTTATGGGCAGTCCTTTTAAGAGTTCTACTCCCTCAGAACAGTCTGCGTAACGCTATATATGATCAGCCGGCTCAGTTTGATTCACCAGGCCTATGAATTTAGCCCAAGTGGCTGGCAACCAAACATCCTTAGCCAACGGGATTGAGGTAAGAGTATTGATCATTGTGTTTAACCAGATTGCTCTTGAATTTCAAACAACTTTTAAACAACTTCTGTAGTCACTTCCGTTGTTGTTGCAGGCATTTGGGGCTGGAATTGGAACAGAGAGTAGACCACATTACGGCGAATCATGATCATCATGTCGAGGAAAATTTCATAGCCTTCTCGTTTATATTCCACCAGGGGATCCTCTTGACCATAGCCGCGCAGGCCCACCGACTCCCGTAGAGCATCCATTTGTTGGAGATGTTCCCGCCAGAGGGTATCAATTTGTTGGAGGATAAAGAACCGCTCGGCCTGGCGCATTAACCCGGCCTGGATTTGATCAATTTCCGCTTCCTTACGTTCATAGGCCGTGCGAACTTGTTCATGGAGAAACAGTTGCATTTCGGCCACGCTGAGATTAGCCAGATGTTCCGGTTCTAAATCTGCAAGTAAATAGACAAATTCCTGGACTTTACTGACCAAACTGGCTAAGTCCCATTCCTCCGCCGGGAGTTCTGGGTTGACGTAGGCGACGACAATATCATCCATTGTTTTTTCGGCATACTCAAGGACGCGATCCTTCAGGTCTTCCCCTTCCAAAACCCGCCGCCGTTCCGCATAAATCGCCCGCCGTTGGTTGTTCATCACCTCGTCATACTCGAACACCTGTTTGCGGATGTCGTAGTAGTAGGTTTCCACTTTCTTCTGGGCGTTTTCCAAGCTACCGGTCAAGATTCGCGACTCAATCGGCATATCCTCTTCGACGCGGAAGGCATTCATCAACGAGGCCACCCGATCACCGCCAAAAATCCGCAGTAGGTTGTCTTCTAGGCTGAGGAAAAACCGTGTGGAGCCGGGATCCCCTTGTCGTCCGGCCCGCCCCCGTAACTGGTTATCAATCCGGCGGGATTCATGACGTTCTGTGCCGATCACGTGTAAGCCCCCCAATTCCACCACCTCTTGATGTTCGCGGCCGGTAAAGGCTTCGTATTCGTGGCGGATCAGGTTATAGGCTTCCCGCAGTTTTTGGATCACGGGGTCTTGGGTCGGGGCTTTTTCGGCGGCTACGGCTAACAGATCCTCGGCCTGGAGTTCAGGCAGACTGCGCTCACCATATTGTTTAACGGCAAAATCTACGGCAGATCGAAGTAAG
Above is a window of Pseudocalidococcus azoricus BACA0444 DNA encoding:
- the cbiE gene encoding precorrin-6y C5,15-methyltransferase (decarboxylating) subunit CbiE gives rise to the protein MEQAKLPSGSDKKWLSVLGVGAEGLTGLSEVARFLLDQAEVIVGGQRHLGMLPNSDLRPKLAWDSPITITLDQIAARRGELVCVLASGDPLFYGIGGPLLERFALDEMTIIPAVSALALACSRLGWAWADVEVVSLCGRPLELLHTLLYPGAKIMALSATGETPRQVAQALTTRGYGDSTLYILENLGHSQEKVLKTPAGAWAEQEIANLNIIGIHCQRTPEAAELGGVPHSRLAGLSDLAYSHDGQLTKQEVRAMTLAALAPLPGQLLWDVGAGCGSIGIEWLRTHPRCQAIAIERHPQRQQLIAENAVNLGVPNLKIVPGVAPEILVDLPQPDAIFIGGGVHISGMLETAWQALKPGGRLVVNAVTVASEQLIFHWQQQVGGTLRRIAIQRAEPLGTYLAWRSLAPVTQWQVLKY
- a CDS encoding ShlB/FhaC/HecB family hemolysin secretion/activation protein, producing MNKTAPYLMLLLSISTAASCLTAARVLGQTAPVNPTQQQIQPPLPIVPPLPPQPTEPLVTPPAPSPPPALPSQPQIPVAKINVVGSTIFGPAQFDPITAPLLNRTVSLQELQGAADAITQLYLDGGYLTSRAVLGEQTIAGGVVTIRVIEGRLEEISVTGNEGLLKTYITSRIQLGAGVPLNGNALEEQLRLLKVDPLFKNVSASLQPGTTEGASILAVRVDQARRPNGLLGMDTNTPPAIAPERGFLNFSYQNLSGVGDTIYGSYAVGVNLGEFDWGASNTYEFGYSIPVNALNGTFSIRTVQGDSRITQAVGQDLGIRSTSNVYQINFRQPIIRSIRQELALSVGFTQQSGQTFLFNNTPFPFGIGPDANGYSRTSVVDFSQDYVHRDNSGAWVLRSQLNFGLPIFDATDNPGAIPSGQFFSWLAQGQRVQQLWDDNFVILRSSLQLSPNNLLAFNQFVIGGETSVRGYATNARSGDNGFQFSTEGRFPIIRNADNAPMLQLVPLLDFGIVWNNPSNPNGPVANNVLLGSGLGLIYQPTPAVDIKFGYAVPVFNVPGQGSSLQSDGFYFSIVGRP
- a CDS encoding site-2 protease family protein; the protein is MGKSWQVGQLFGIPLFLDSSWFLVVGLFTFLNGSDWQREYPAWGAWAWAAGFAMAILLFTSVLLHELGHSLVARSQGIQVNRITLFLFGGIAAIESESSTPGQAFQVAIAGPLVSFTLAAILFSLTMVFPMDTPGQVLASNLSGINLVLGIFNLLPGLPLDGGQVLKAAVWKATGNRFQGVRWAARSGQVLGWTGIILGTASLALLGVGNGLWLALLGWFGIRNASLYNRMTNIQEALLTVTAAQALSRDFRVVEATLSLREFAERYLLLADQQPTAYFSASEGRYRGQVDPSLLSPIERSQWDQLTVMALTTALDDVPTCAESNSLAEIIVQLETQACRYVTVLSPAGSVAGVIDRGDIFQALAQSLNWVVMAPDLKQIKQSHQYPPSLQLRKLAETALQNQVPAHLDAKDPAPIPEPPLTKV